A single region of the Raphanus sativus cultivar WK10039 chromosome 1, ASM80110v3, whole genome shotgun sequence genome encodes:
- the LOC108833768 gene encoding SNF2 domain-containing protein CLASSY 3-like codes for MDWTIGSRIKQRNKERLEEVMKMKPAEEEAQVSTRRKRKRRRRRRRRDHNSDIEDITETYNNDNNNDLPTDVTQNVSSGDVRRRRRRRRKDHDSDIEDITETYYNDLPAASADAAVEVNDNNNVTAAAAPEVTERKGKDHDSDLEDVTETYYNNLPADVSAAEVNENNNYQNDHDADLVDITVTYAKSLAAEVTDGKNFLAEVTDNDSSGGVRRAESEQNMEEEGLFSVRVVDVDMSVPGPSGLSIMEKLSDVVLALNVSKTVPNSSQLCDDENLVVDMIKSVPGSSGLSTKEKVPDEVLDLDVIKSVPKLSDDENPDLDVVIKSVPSSSESSIKQKLCDEIMDVIRSAASSSGLSNKEKLSEEMVLDVDVVKSVPKLSEEILDVDVVKSVPKLSDEDLDKGVIKSVPISSASSNKENESLNSDVFKSVSSSSGSEEDTCVKEKCSSEVRGVGVAKPVPPEIEIISDSESETKVRHSAKKKLSFAECSRVLDSTSESSEEEGTSEGNNNAKDDVTVESLSSSSSSSSDSSSSSSSSSSSSEDEVSSKEVGGDTEDDDFRKGSSPIRKVPEVRRKPLGRYKRAGPCSITPIKQFQKIRKLNHPEEDEEEDTFQAKPKEFKRIQKSNCQEEDRFQAKPRKEDKRIQKFNLQEEQEEDRFQAKPRKEDKRIQKFNLQEEEEDRFQDKPRNEDKRIQKFHCPEEEEEQQHREVQRETKQHRSLVFACAHCGKENTGVLDSDNSIFRPHAITRGEDADGYDDDLNKDDYVPINNTGKEPEKPSTSRPETENPKTGKEVIPPPAARISTSRPETVKEKEIQAPEMPTRPEMQFSLKTRMPVTAAEGLATPTALVNEPVDNESASSISSGEDSGYDSEPSLKEKEAVKSSSNPGWRMMDGSRKEVDLFRLLVNSVRENDRLSEEEEVEDDILVSSPEDQSEEQDQRRYDDDGLLIIRPPPLLELFDVGESQTPPVASEAQIEEDKMWEEMDFYTKSNEADLQLHSEIEKEISADESTEAACRKGNHELCLDLEIGLKCIHCCFVLTEIRGLDVSEWGERNTSGRRKNDRSEEEGNSFTGNLDFEANGENNLKDGCESTEGTVWDKIPGVKSEMYPHQQEGFEFIWRNLAGTIMLNELQDFENSEETGGCIMSHAPGTGKTRLTIIFLQAYLECFPNCKPVIIAPASLLLTWAEEFKKWNISIPFHNLSSLEFTGRENPAALRLLMQKNSSARSTNEIRMVKIYSWIKSKSILGISYNLYEKLAGAKDEGKKTKKGKAVKPDKELEDIREILMGMPGLLVLDEAHTPRNQRSCIWKTLSKVETQKRILLSGTPFQNNFLELGNVLGLARPKYLERLMSTLKKSGMTVTKRGKRALGEEVNNRGIEELKAVMLPFVHVHKGSILQKSLPGLRECVVVLNPPDLQRKVLESIEVTHNQKTKNVFETEHKLSLVSVHPSLVSHCKLTGKEKQTINEALLAQLKKVRLDPNQSVKTKFLMEFIKLCVVIKEKVLVFSQYIDPLKLIMKHLVNWFKWTEGEEVLYMHGKLEQKQRQTLINEFNDPKSKAKVLLASTKACSEGINLVGASRVILLDVVWNPAVERQAISRAYRIGQKRIVYTYHLVAKGTPEGTKYCKQAQKDRISELVFACSSRPDKGKEKIAEAVTEDKVLDTMVKHMKLGDMFDNLIVQPKEADLVEGFSILMP; via the exons ATGGATTGGACTATCGGTTCAAGAATCAAACAAAGGAACAAAGAGCGTCTTGAAGAAGTGATGAAGATGAAACCGGCAGAGGAAGAGGCTCAAGTGTCTACTCGCCGGAAACGAAagcggagaagaagaagaagaagaagggaccACAATTCCGACATTGAAGACATCACCGAGACTTACAACAACGACAACAACAACGATCTCCCTACCGATGTAACTCAAAACGTCTCCTCTGGTgatgtaagaagaagaagaagaagaaggcgaaAGGACCATGACTCAGACATTGAAGACATCACAGAGACTTACTACAACGATCTCCCTGCTGCTTCTGCTGATGCGGCTGTTGAAGTGAACGACAACAACAATGTCACCGCTGCTGCTGCTCCTGAAGTGActgaaagaaaaggaaaggaCCACGACTCCGACCTTGAAGACGTCACGGAGACTTACTACAACAATCTCCCTGCTGATGTCTCTGCTGCTGAAGTGAATGAAAACAACAACTACCAAAATGACCATGACGCCGACCTTGTAGATATCACAGTGACTTACGCCAAAAGTCTTGCTGCTGAAGTAACTGACGGGAAGAATTTCCTTGCCGAGGTAACTGATAACGATTCCTCTGGTGGTGTAAGAAGAGCCGAGTCTGAACAGAACATGGAGGAGGAGGGTTTGTTTAGCGTTAGGGTTGTGGATGTAGACATGTCAGTTCCAGGACCCTCTGGGTTGAGTATAATGGAGAAGTTGTCTGATGTGGTTTTGGCTTTGAATGTGTCTAAAACAGTTCCGAACTCTTCCCAGTTGTGTGACGACGAGAATCTTGTTGTAGATATGATCAAATCAGTTCCAGGATCCTCTGGGTTGAGTACAAaggagaaggtgcctgatgaggTTTTAGATTTAGATGTGATCAAGTCAGTTCCAAAGTTGTCTGATGATGAGAATCCGGATTTAGATGTGGTGATCAAGTCAGTTCCTAGCTCCTCTGAGTCAAGTATTAAGCAGAAGTTGTGTGATGAGATTATGGATGTGATTAGATCAGCTGCAAGCTCCTCAGGGTTAAGCAATAAGGAGAAGTTATCTGAGGAGATGGTTTTGGATGTGGATGTGGTCAAGTCAGTTCCAAAGTTGTCTGAGGAGATTCTGGATGTGGATGTGGTCAAGTCAGTTCCGAAGTTGTCTGATGAGGATTTGGATAAGGGTGTGATCAAGTCTGTTCCCATCTCCTCTGCGTCAAGTAACAAGGAGAATGAGAGTTTGAACTCGGATGTGTTCAAATCTGTAAGCAGCTCCTCAGGGTCAGAAGAGGACACATGTGTGAAGGAGAAGTGTTCCTCTGAGGTTAGAGGAGTGGGAGTTGCAAAACCAGTTCCTCCTGAGATAGAGATCATTTCAGATTCTGAGTCTGAAACCAAAGTGAGACATTCAGCCAAGAAGAAGCTTTCTTTTGCCGAGTGTAGCAGAGTGTTAGACTCTACCAGTGAAAGCAGCGAGGAAGAAGGAACTAGTGAAGGCAATAATAACGCTAAAGATGATGTAACCGTGGAGTCTttgtcttcatcatcatcttcatcttcagactcatcttcatcttcctcctcctcctcttcttccagTGAAGATGAAGTCAGTTCAAAGGAGGTAGGTGGAGATACGGAGGATGATGATTTTAGAAAGGGCAGTTCACCGATCAGGAAAGTACCTGAAGTGAGAAGGAAGCCTTTGGGAAGGTATAAAAGAGCTGGTCCTTGCTCAATCACGCCTATAAAACAGTTTCAGAAGATTCGGAAACTAAACCATccagaagaagatgaagaagaggataCATTTCAAGCCAAGCCTAAAGAGTTCAAAAGGATTCAGAAGTCTAACTGCCAAGAAGAAGATAGATTCCAAGCCAAGCCTAGAAAAGAGGACAAGAGGATTCAGAAGTTTAACCTccaagaagaacaagaagaagataggTTTCAAGCCAAGCCTAGAAAAGAGGACAAGAGGATTCAGAAGTTTAatctccaagaagaagaagaagataggtTTCAAGACAAGCCTAGAAATGAGGACAAGAGGATTCAGAAGTTCCACTGccctgaagaagaagaggaacaacAACACAGAGAAGTTCAAAGAGAAACAAAGCAGCATAGAAGTTTGGTGTTCGCTTGTGCTCACTGTGGCAAAGAGAATACAGGAGTCCTTGATTCAGACAACTCCATCTTCAGACCACATGCTATCACAAGAGGTGAAGATGCTGACGGTTATGATGATGACCTGAACAAAGATGATTATGTTCCTATCAACAACACTGGGAAAGAGCCTGAGAAGCCCTCCACATCCAGACCTGAGACCGAGAATCCAAAGACAGGAAAAGAAGTGATACCACCACCTGCAGCGAGGATATCCACATCAAGACCTGAAACTGTGAAAGAAAAAGAGATCCAAGCTCCTGAAATGCCGACAAGACCTGAAATGCAGTTCTCACTGAAGACAAGGATGCCTGTTACAGCTGCAGAAGGACTAGCTACGCCTACTGCTCTGGTGAATGAACCAGTGGATAATGAGTCTGCTTCTTCTATCAGCTCTGGAGAGGACTCTGGATATGATTCTGAGCCTTCACTAAAAGAGAAAGAGGCCGTCAAGTCTAGTAGCAACCCGGGTTGGAGAATGATGGATGGGAGCCGTAAAGAAGTTGATCTTTTCAGGCTTCTTGTGAACTCTGTTAGGGAGAATGATCGGTtaagcgaagaagaagaagtagaagatGACATACTGGTTTCTTCACCTGAAGACCAATCTGAAGAACAAGATCaaagaagatatgatgatgatggacTCCTAATCATCAGGCCACCACCTTTGTTAGAGTTGTTTGATGTGGGGGAATCTCAAACACCACCTGTGGCTTCTGAGGCGCAGATAGAGGAAGATAAGATGTGGGAAGAAATGGATTTTTACACTAAATCAAACGAAGCTGATCTCCAGCTTCATTCAGAG attgAGAAAGAGATATCAGCTGATGAAAGTACAGAAGCAGCATGTAGAAAAGGGAACCACGAACTGTGTCTAGATCTTGAGATTGGTTTGAAGTGCATCCACTGCTGCTTTGTTTTGACAGAGATCAGAGGCCTAGATGTATCTGAATGG GGAGAGAGGAACACAAGTGGAAGGAGAAAGAATGATAGATCAGAAGAGGAAGGAAACAGCTTCACTGGCAACCTTGATTTTGAAGCTAACGGCGAGAACAACTTAAAGGATGGATGTGAATCTACTGAAGGGACTGTTTGGGATAAGATCCCTGGTGTCAAGTCTGAGATGTACCCTCACCAGCAAGAGGGCTTTGAGTTTATCTGGAGGAACTTGGCCGGTACTATTATGTTGAACGAGCTCCAGGACTTTGAGAACAGTGAAGAAACAGGAGGATGCATCATGTCACATGCTCCAGGGACAGGGAAAACTCGCCTCACCATCATCTTCCTTCAGGCCTACCTGGAATGCTTCCCTAATTGCAAACCTGTGATCATTGCTCCTGCGAGTTTGCTTCTCACGTGGGCAGAGGAGTTTAAGAAATGGAACATAAGCATTCCTTTTCACAATCTCAGCAGCTTGGAGTTTACTGGAAGAGAGAACCCAGCTGCGCTCAGGCTTTTGATGCAGAAGAACTCCAGCGCTAGAAGCACAAATGAGATAAGGATGGTTAAGATATACTCCTGGATCAAGTCAAAGAGCATACTAGGGATCAGTTACAATCTCTATGAGAAGCTTGCAGGAGCTAAAGACGAGGGCAAGAAGACAAAGAAAGGGAAAGCAGTGAAACCAGACAAAGAGCTAGAAGATATAAGAGAGATACTAATGGGGATGCCTGGACTGCTGGTTCTTGACGAGGCACACACGCCTAGGAACCAGAGAAGCTGTATATGGAAGACACTGTCCAAAGTCGAGACACAGAAACGGATCTTGCTCTCTGGAACGCCTTTCCAGAACAACTTCTTGGAGCTTGGCAATGTTTTGGGGCTTGCAAGGCCTAAGTATCTAGAGAGGCTCATGTCCACACTCAAGAAGAGTGGCATGACTGTCACCAAAAGAGGGAAgagagctttgggagaggaagtaAACAACCGTGGGATTGAGGAGCTTAAGGCTGTTATGTTACCCTTTGTGCATGTTCACAAAGGAAGCATTCTTCAGAAGAGCCTCCCTGGTTTGAGAGAGTGTGTTGTGGTGTTGAACCCACCTGATCTGCAGAGGAAAGTCCTGGAGTCCATTGAAGTCACACACAACCAGAAAACGAAGAATGTCTTTGAGACAGAACACAAGCTCTCTCTGGTCTCGGTCCATCCTTCTCTTGTCTCTCACTGCAAACTCACTGGGAAAGAAAAACAGACCATCAACGAGGCCCTGCTTGCACAGCTAAAGAAGGTGAGGCTTGACCCAAACCAAAGCGTGAAAACAAAATTCCTCATGGAGTTTATCAAGCTGTGTGTGGTGATTAAGGAGAAAGTGCTGGTCTTCAGCCAATACATTGACCCGCTGAAACTGATTATGAAGCATTTGGTCAACTGGTTCAAGTGGACTGAAGGGGAAGAAGTGTTGTACATGCACGGCAAACTCGAGCAGAAGCAGAGACAGACCTTGATCAACGAGTTCAACGATCCTAAATCAAAGGCCAAGGTGCTGTTAGCTTCAACGAAAGCATGCTCTGAAGGGATCAATCTTGTAGGAGCATCAAGGGTGATCCTGTTGGATGTTGTGTGGAACCCTGCGGTGGAAAGACAGGCTATAAGCCGTGCTTACAGGATCGGACAGAAGAGGATTGTCTACACGTACCACTTGGTTGCAAAGGGAACTCCAGAGGGGACTAAATACTGTAAGCAAGCGCAGAAGGATAGGATCTCAGAGCTGGTGTTTGCATGTTCCTCAAGACCTGATAAGGGGAAAGAAAAGATTGCTGAAGCTGTGACTGAGGACAAGGTGTTGGACACTATGGTGAAGCATATGAAGCTTGGGGATATGTTTGACAACCTCATTGTTCAACCAAAGGAAGCTGATCTGGTTGAAGGCTTCAGCATCCTTATGCCATGA
- the LOC108813523 gene encoding type IV inositol polyphosphate 5-phosphatase 6 — MREDKSKSNKLAWSKKMVRKWFNIKSKTEEFQTDDPSTSAGVEVERRSSFSAEKAPTTIKKTKTEKLSKNWEQQARQRKMNYENPRIIDVQNYSIFTATWNVAGRSPPPDLNLDEWLHSSAPADIYVLGFQEIVPLNAGNILGSEDNGPAQKWLSLIRKTLNNRPGTSGGGASSGYHTPSPIPVPMAELDADFSGSTRQKNSTFFHRRSFQTPSSTWNNDPSISQPGLDRRFSVCDRVFFTHRPSDFDPSFRGSSSSSHRPSDYSRRPSDYSRRPSDYSRRPSDYSRQSDYSRPSDYYSRPSDYSRPSDFSRSSDDDNGTGDSPSTVLYSPGSAANENGYRIPWNSSQYCLVASKQMVGVFLTIWVKSELREHVKNMKVSCVGRGLMGYLGNKGSISISMLLHQTSFCFVCTHLTSGQKEGDELKRNSDVMEILKKTRFPRLKSLEEEKSPENILQHDRIIWLGDLNYRIALSYRSAKALVEMQNWRALLENDQLRIEQKRGHVFKGWNEGKIYFPPTYKYSRNSDRYSGDDLHPKEKRRTPAWCDRILWYGEGLHQLSYVRGESRFSDHRPVYGIFCAEVESAHNRLKRTMSCSASRVQAEELLPYSRGYTELSFF, encoded by the exons ATGAGGGAAGACAAATCCAAGTCTAATAag CTGGCCTGGTCCAAGAAGATGGTCAGGAAATGGTTTAATATCAAAAGCAAAACAGAGGAGTTTCAAACAGATGATCCTTCTACTTCTGCTG GAGTTGAAGTAGAGCGCAGAAGTAGCTTCTCAGCAGAGAAAGCTCCCACCACAATCAAGAAGACCAAAACTG AGAAGCTAAGTAAGAACTGGGAGCAGCAAGCTCGCCAAAGGAAAATGAACTATGAGAATCCTAGGATCATTGATGTCCAAAACTACAG CATCTTTACTGCTACATGGAACGTAGCTGGACGCTCTCCACCTCCTGACTTAAACCTCGATGAGTGGCTTCACTCCTCAGCTCCTGCAGACATATACGTCCTCGGATTCCAAGAGATTGTCCCTCTTAACGCTGGTAACATCCTTGGATCCGAAGACAACGGACCTGCTCAGAAATGGCTCTCTCTCATCCGCAAAACGCTCAACAACCGACCGGGAACCAGCGGAGGAGGAGCCAGCAGCGGTTACCACACCCCTTCCCCTATCCCTGTCCCCATGGCAGAGCTTGACGCTGACTTCTCTGGCTCCACGAGACAAAAGAACTCCACCTTCTTCCACAGACGCTCTTTCCAGACCCCAAGCAGCACGTGGAACAACGATCCTTCCATCTCTCAGCCGGGTCTTGACCGTCGTTTCAGCGTCTGCGACCGTGTCTTCTTCACCCACAGGCCTAGTGATTTCGACCCCAGCTTCCgtggcagcagcagcagcagtcACAGGCCTAGTGATTACTCTAGAAGGCCTAGTGACTACTCAAGAAGGCCTAGCGACTACTCTAGAAGGCCAAGTGATTACTCGAGACAGAGTGATTACTCTAGACCAAGTGATTACTACTCTAGACCGAGTGATTACTCACGTCCGAGTGACTTCTCAAGGTCTTCAGATGATGACAACGGTACTGGAGACTCTCCAAGCACTGTCTTGTACTCGCCAGGCTCTGCGGCTAACGAGAACGGTTATAGGATCCCGTGGAACTCTTCTCAGTATTGTTTAGTCGCTAGCAAACAGATGGTGGGTGTGTTCTTAACCATTTGGGTGAAAAGCGAGCTAAGGGAACACGTCAAGAACATGAAAGTGTCTTGCGTTGGTAGAGGACTAATGGGATATCTTGGGAACAAG GGATCAATCTCAATAAGCATGCTGCTTCATCAAACAAGCTTTTGCTTCGTTTGTACACACTTGACTTCAGGACAAAAAGAAGGTGATGAGCTGAAGAGAAACTCTGATGTCATGGAGATACTCAAGAAAACTAGGTTTCCTCGCCTTAAGAGCTTAGAGGAGGAGAAGTCCCCTGAAAACATCCTTCAGCATGA CCGGATAATATGGCTTGGAGATCTGAACTACCGGATAGCACTCTCTTACCGGTCTGCTAAAGCCCTCGTTGAGATGCAGAACTGGAGAGCTTTGCTAGAGAACGACCAGTTAAGAATAGAGCAGAAACGAGGCCATGTGTTCAAAGGATGGAACGAAGGAAAGATCTACTTCCCACCAACGTACAAGTACTCAAGGAACTCGGATAGATACTCTGGAGATGACTTGCATCCCAAGGAGAAACGTCGCACTCCCGCTTG GTGCGATAGGATATTGTGGTACGGTGAAGGACTGCATCAGTTATCTTATGTAAGAGGAGAGTCACGGTTCTCTGATCATAGACCTGTCTATGGCATTTTCTGCGCCGAGGTTGAGTCAGCTCATAACAGGCTAAAACGGACAATGAGTTGCTCTGCTTCAAGGGTTCAAGCTGAAGAGCTCTTACCTTATTCCCGTGGATACACCGAGCTCAGCTTCTTCTAG
- the LOC108813857 gene encoding synaptotagmin-5: MGFIVGLVFGLVVGITIIIGFVKAENYRSKLRSELAKTVAAFARMTVEDSRKLLPAEFYPSWVVFSERQKLTWLNHHLTKIWPYVDEAASELIKASVEPVLEQYRPAIVASLTFSKLTLGTVAPQFTGVSIVEGDKNGMTMELDMNWDGNPNIVLGIKTLVGVSLPVQVKNIGFTGVFRLIFRPLVDEFPCFGAVSVSLREKKKLDFTLKVVGGDISAIPGLSDAIEETIRDAVEDSITWPVRKVIPILPGDYSDLELKPVGMLEVKLVQAKNLTNKDLVGKSDPFAKMFIRPLREKTQRSKTINNDLNPIWNEHFEFVVEDASTQHLVVRVYDDEGVQASELLGCAQIRLCELEPGKVKDVWLKLVKDLEIQRDNKNRGEVHLELLYVPFGAGNAVNPFTASSMTSLEKVLKNDATDEVNASSRKRKDVIVRGVLSVTVISAEEIPIQDLMGKADPFVVLSMKKSGAKSKTRVVNDSLNPVWNQTFDFVVEDGLHDMLVLEVWDHDTFGKDYIGRCILTLTRVIMEEEYTDWFQLDESKAGKLQLHLKWMAQSIYRDS; encoded by the exons ATGGGATTCATAGTGGGCCTTGTGTTCGGACTCGTGGTCGGAATCACAATCATCATCGGCTTTGTCAAGGCCGAGAATTACCGATCCAAGCTCCGCTCCGAACTC GCGAAGACGGTGGCTGCTTTCGCGAGGATGACGGTGGAGGATTCGAGGAAGCTTTTGCCTGCTGAGTTCTATCCTTCCTGGGTCGTCTTCTCCGAGCGTCAGAAGTT GACGTGGCTGAACCATCACTTGACAAAGATCTGGCCTTATGTTGacgag GCAGCCTCGGAGCTTATAAAGGCGTCCGTGGAGCCTGTTCTCGAGCAATATAGACCTGCCATTGTCGCCTCCTTGACGTTTTCTAAGCTTACTCTCGGTACCGTGGCGCCTCAGTTTACAG GTGTTTCCATTGTGGAAGGTGATAAAAATGGGATGACCATGGAGCTTGATATGAATTGGGACGGAAATCCAAACATAGTACTTGGCATCAAGACCTTAGTTGGTGTATCTCTTCCAGTTCAG GTGAAAAATATTGGATTCACTGGAGTTTTCAGGCTTATTTTTAGGCCACTGGTTGATGAATTTCCTTGTTTTGGAGCTGTCAGTGTTTCTCTTAGAGAAAAG AAAAAGTTGGACTTCACACTTAAGGTCGTTGGAGGTGACATTTCAGCAATTCCTGGACTTTCTGATGCTATTGAG GAAACAATAAGGGATGCCGTGGAAGATTCAATCACATGGCCTGTTCGGAAGGTCATCCCGATTTTGCCTGGTGATTATAG TGATCTGGAGCTAAAGCCTGTTGGAATGTTGGAGGTAAAGCTTGTGCAAGCGAAGAACTTGACCAACAAAGACCTAGTGGGAAAATCAGACCCCTTTGCTAAAATGTTCATACGCCCTTTACGAGAAAAAACTCAAAGAAGCAAGACAATT AACAATGACCTGAATCCCATCTGGAATGAGCATTTTGAATTTGTCGTGGAAGACGCATCAACCCAACATTTAGTGGTTAGAGTATATGATGACGAGGGTGTGCAGGCATCTGAGCTTCTTGGTTGTGCCCAAATCCGGCTTTGTGAACTTGAACCTGGTAAAGTGAAAGACGTCTGGTTGAAGCTGGTCAAAGATTTAGAGATCCAGAGAGATAACAAGAACCGTGGAGAG GTTCACCTTGAGCTACTATATGTCCCTTTCGGTGCGGGAAACGCCGTAAATCCCTTTACCGCTTCATCGATGACTTCATTAGAAAAGGTGCTCAAGAATGATGCAACAGACGAAGTGAATGCATCATCTCGTAAAAGAAAAGATGTCATCGTAAGAGGAGTGCTCTCTGTGACAGTGATATCTGCAGAAGAGATACCGATACAAGATCTGATGGGGAAAGCTGATCCATTTGTTGTTCTCTCCATGAAGAAATCAGGTGCTAAGAGCAAAACTCGG GTGGTCAATGACAGCTTAAACCCTGTCTGGAACCAGACTTTTGATTTTGTAGTTGAAGACGGGTTACACGACATGCTAGTCCTTGAAGTTTGGGACCATGACACCTTTGGAAAG GACTACATTGGGAGATGCATCCTGACGTTGACAAGGGTTATAATGGAAGAGGAATACACGGACTGGTTCCAGTTAGACGAATCCAAAGCGGGCAAGCTGCAGTTGCATCTCAAGTGGATGGCTCAATCAATTTATCGCGACTCCTAA
- the LOC108839801 gene encoding LOW QUALITY PROTEIN: zinc transporter 5 (The sequence of the model RefSeq protein was modified relative to this genomic sequence to represent the inferred CDS: deleted 2 bases in 1 codon) has product MRITKNVKILLFFSFISLLLIAVSAGESKCECLHEEDEGNKAGATKYKIAAIPSVLVAGVIGVLLPLLGNFFPSLKPETNFFFVTKAFAAGVILATGFMHVLPEGYEKLTDPCLKGEAWEFPFTGFIAMVAAILTLSVDSFATSYFHRLHNKTSKKIGDGEEQIGGGGGGGGGGGDELGLHVHAHGHAHGIVGVDSGDSEVQLHRTRVVAQVLEVGIIVHSVVIGISLGASQSPDTAKALFAALMFHQCFEGLGLGGCIAQGKFNCMSITIMSIFFSVTTPIGIAVGMGIASSYNESSQTALIVQGVLNAASAGILIYMSLVDFLAADFMHPKMQSNTGLRIMAHISLLIGAGIMSLLAKWA; this is encoded by the exons ATGAGAATCACAAAGAACGTCAAGATCTTACTCTTCTTTTCCTTCATCTCTCTCCTCCTCATCGCCGTATCAGCTGGTGAATCTAAGTGCGAGTGTTTACACGAAGAAGACGAAGGAAACAAAGCCGGAGCCACGAAATACAAGATCGCCGCCATACCTTCCGTTCTCGTGGCCGGAGTTATCGGCGTTCTCTTACCGTTGCTAGGAAACTTCTTTCCGTCGTTAAAACCGGAGACGAACTTCTTCTTCGTGACAAAAGCCTTCGCCGCAGGAGTAATCCTGGCCACGGGGTTTATGCACGTGCTGCCTGAAGGCTACGAGAAGCTTACTGACCCTTGTCTGAAAGGAGAAGCTTGG GAGTTTCCGTTCACTGGGTTCATTGCGATGGTCGCAGCTATTTTAACTCTCTCCGTTGACTCTTTTGCCACGTCATATTTTCATAGACTGCATAATAAGACGTCTAAGAAGATCGGTGACGGTGAAGAACAAattggtggtggtggcggtggcggtggcggtggtggagatGAGCTCGGGTTGCACGTGCATGCTCATGGTCACGCGCACGGAATTGTCGGTGTGGATTCTGGTGATTCCGAGGTTCAGCTTCACCGTACTCGAGTTGTGGCCCAG gTGTTGGAGGTGGGAATAATAGTACACTCAGTGGTGATAGGAATATCACTGGGAGCATCACAGAGTCCAGATACTGCCAAAGCTCTCTTTGCTGCTTTAATGTTTCATCAATGCTTCGAAGGTCTTGGCCTTGGTGGTTGCATCGCTCAG GGAAAATTTAATTGTATGTCGATAACAATAATGTcgatatttttttctgtaacgACACCAATCGGAATAGCAGTTGGAATGGGAATAGCAAGCTCTTATAATGAGTCGAGCCAGACGGCTCTGATCGTTCAAGGAGTGCTCAACGCTGCATCAGCAGGGATCCTCATCTATATGTCTCTCGTTGATTTTCTCGCAGCTGATTTTATGCACCCTAAGATGCAATCTAACACTGGGCTTCGAATTATGGCCCATATCTCTCTTCTTATCGGTGCTGGAATTATGTCACTCTTAGCTAAATGGGCttaa
- the LOC108859622 gene encoding oil body-associated protein 1A: MEKAVHLSTKAGPEVPGEPTKMGTSMVDSAAAAVQSFTPINQIHQHLCAFHFYAYDMTRQVESHHFCGHINEDMRQCLIYDGPDANARLIGLEYIVTEKLFMTLPDDEKKLWHTHEWEVKGGFLFMPGVPETIQRQDLEKVAKTYGKVYHFWQVDLGHELPIGLPNLMMAVTRDGQLYPEMVKETEKKFGISIDKERESRAYMKGPEHGIHPLANGGGKGLKLEMREVDLKPVESVPRVFV; the protein is encoded by the exons ATGGAGAAGGCAGTCCATTTGTCAACGAAAGCTGGACCAGAGGTTCCAGGAGAGCCAACGAAGATGGGAACCTCCATGGTTGACTCGGCTGCTGCTGCTGTACAAAGCTTCACTCCGATTAACCAAATCCACCAACATCTCTGCGC GTTTCATTTCTATGCATACGACATGACACGACAAGTGGAATCGCATCATTTCTGCGGTCACATCAACGAGGACATGCGCCAGTGTCTGATCTACGACGGTCCTGATGCCAACGCTCGTCTAATAGGCTTAGAGTACATAGTGACAGAGAAGCTTTTCATGACGTTGCCTGATGATGAGAAGAAGCTCTGGCACACTCACGAGTGGGAGGTCAAAGGAGGGTTCCTGTTCATGCCCGGTGTTCCCGAAACGATCCAACGCCAAGATCTTGAAAAAGTTGCCAAGACTTACGGAAAAGTTTACCATTTCTGGCAAGTCGATTTGGGGCATGAGCTCCCCATTGGTTTGCCTAATCTTATGATGGCTGTTACTAGGGATGGACAGCTTTACCCCGAGATGGTCAAGG AGACGGAGAAAAAGTTTGGGATATCGATAGATAAAGAGAGAGAGTCAAGGGCTTATATGAAGGGACCAGAGCATGGGATCCATCCTTTGGCGAACGGAGGTGGCAAAGGGCTGAAGTTGGAGATGCGAGAGGTTGACCTCAAGCCAGTAGAGTCCGTTCCAAGAGTTTTCGTCTAA